A genomic window from Flavobacterium johnsoniae includes:
- a CDS encoding UDP-N-acetylmuramoyl-tripeptide--D-alanyl-D-alanine ligase, which produces MNIQDIHNLFLQCSSLSIDTRKIEKNSMFFAIKGENFDANTFAKEALDLGALFVVIDNESYFIDERTILVKNSLETLQELAKFHRSYLGLPIVALTGSNGKTTTKELINVVLSKKFKTKATIGNLNNHIGVPLTLLSFTKETEIGIVEMGANHQKEIEFLCQIAQPDFGYITNFGKAHLEGFGGVEGVIAGKSEMYQYLAANQKTVFVNLEDAIQVEKSKDIKSFTFGVKNPKADLNIEKIEANPFVIINYNDFQIESHLIGLYNSNNINAAVAIGKYFEVQESDIKSAIENYIPANNRSQMMQKGSNEIILDAYNANPSSMAVAITNFLQLDKKNKIMILGDMFELGDESLYEHKVLVDSLADQKQALCFLIGKAFYANKVSNENIQFFETFDLFAEYLKNYEFNSNTILIKGSRGMALERSLEYIS; this is translated from the coding sequence ATGAATATTCAAGACATTCATAACCTGTTTTTACAATGCAGTTCGCTTTCTATTGATACTAGAAAGATTGAAAAGAATTCAATGTTTTTTGCAATTAAAGGCGAAAATTTTGATGCTAATACATTTGCTAAAGAAGCTTTAGATTTAGGTGCTTTATTTGTTGTTATAGATAATGAATCTTACTTTATTGATGAAAGGACTATTTTGGTTAAAAATAGCTTAGAAACGCTTCAAGAGCTGGCAAAATTTCATCGCTCTTATTTGGGATTGCCAATTGTGGCATTAACTGGAAGTAACGGAAAAACAACTACCAAAGAATTGATCAATGTTGTTTTGTCTAAAAAGTTTAAAACAAAAGCAACAATAGGTAATTTAAATAACCATATTGGTGTACCACTAACTTTGCTTTCTTTTACCAAAGAAACGGAAATCGGAATTGTTGAAATGGGAGCTAATCATCAAAAAGAAATTGAATTTCTTTGCCAGATTGCGCAACCAGATTTTGGTTACATCACAAACTTCGGAAAGGCACATTTAGAAGGTTTTGGCGGAGTTGAAGGTGTTATAGCCGGAAAAAGCGAAATGTATCAATATCTTGCCGCAAATCAGAAAACTGTTTTTGTAAATCTTGAAGACGCAATTCAGGTTGAGAAATCTAAAGATATTAAATCGTTTACGTTTGGAGTTAAAAACCCCAAGGCAGATTTAAATATCGAGAAAATTGAAGCAAATCCGTTTGTGATTATTAATTACAATGACTTTCAAATAGAATCTCATTTAATTGGTCTTTACAATTCAAATAACATTAATGCAGCTGTCGCAATCGGTAAATACTTTGAAGTTCAGGAAAGCGATATAAAGAGCGCTATTGAAAATTATATTCCAGCGAATAATAGATCTCAAATGATGCAAAAAGGCTCAAATGAGATTATTTTAGATGCTTATAATGCAAATCCAAGCAGTATGGCTGTGGCGATTACTAATTTTCTTCAATTGGATAAAAAGAATAAAATTATGATCTTGGGTGATATGTTCGAATTAGGAGACGAAAGTCTTTACGAACATAAAGTTTTAGTTGATTCGCTGGCAGATCAAAAACAAGCATTATGCTTTTTGATTGGAAAAGCTTTTTATGCAAATAAAGTTTCAAATGAAAATATTCAGTTTTTTGAAACCTTTGATTTGTTTGCAGAATACCTTAAAAACTATGAATTTAATTCAAATACAATATTAATAAAAGGCTCACGCGGAATGGCTTTAGAACGTTCCTTAGAGTATATTTCATAA
- a CDS encoding helix-turn-helix and ligand-binding sensor domain-containing protein, with the protein MKFIVKTFTVLSLFFLQTQGFSQVKNIGIPDIKNYKRSEYKGGTQNWSIDQDKNGNIYFANNSGLIQFDGSNWHKYSLPNKSEIRSLKIDALGRIFVGGNNEFGYFKTNEKGILKYHSLYNLLSPIDKENINLIWRIHIFNGEIIFQSFSKVFFLKNEKVTTLTAPHKFQFSFLVNNHLYFQDKTLGLLEYKNRKLTAIKGTTIFNDKEIWSLFPLPNNRLLYATLEKGLFVSENGAIKPWQTEANDFIRKNTSLGGSIIKNKFIILNSVLDGAIICDLNGKIIQHLNRQKGIQNNTILASFIDNKNNIWLGLDNGITFINENSPFSYFDYSYNIGTVYASTTHNGNLYVATNQGLFYHPWGQSFKDSPFIRVEGTISQVWNIQVLNDVLICASNSGALVINNNRVSKILDTKGYFGFKKIPDHENYIIGESYNGFSVFKKSSSGYDYLHQVKGFDETTNNFSVEIDENYLWLKKNPFLYQVKLSEDLLRFDFIKKHVNISDKYKGINSLQTINNKVYIQAQNHFFRYSVEQETFFEDKKITKLFEGIPTINTLIEDPSGSLWYAFNESLGVLAKNKNGTYTKKQAIFSNLTGNLVNNYISVNAIDPENIFIGLTDRLTHYNSTIPNTFMTKPRAFIESFTFPGDTILTGNLDNKEESYSIPYKYNRVKFTFASPTYENQENVMYSYKLEPFEENWRGWSQTAIKEYTNLREGNYVMKLKTRNSYGIESDITEVEFTVSPPWYRHFLAYLFYLILVLLGAYLISVRIKLKIRKNRYYETIEQRRLYLERESKIRHEQHDLEKEIEKLKNDKLQIKILAKDKELVNNSLQVVKKNKILNGIIHKLKDIDTNILDDNTKSEFSKLHKSIVKEVNTDKSWKDLEKHIKNVHFEFLKRLKGQYPTISPRELDLSTYLLMNMSTKEIAEIMNISTGGVELARYRLRKKLGLNKKENLIGFLMTI; encoded by the coding sequence ATGAAATTCATAGTTAAAACTTTTACAGTACTTTCCTTATTTTTCTTACAAACACAAGGATTTAGTCAAGTAAAAAACATTGGAATTCCAGATATAAAAAATTACAAAAGATCAGAATATAAAGGTGGAACACAAAACTGGAGTATAGATCAAGACAAAAACGGAAACATTTACTTTGCCAACAACAGCGGTTTAATACAATTTGATGGTTCAAACTGGCATAAATACTCATTACCCAACAAATCTGAGATTAGAAGCTTAAAAATTGACGCATTAGGAAGAATATTTGTAGGCGGAAATAATGAATTTGGATATTTTAAAACGAATGAAAAAGGGATTCTTAAATACCATTCTCTATACAATCTTCTAAGTCCAATTGATAAAGAAAACATCAATCTTATTTGGAGAATTCACATTTTTAACGGCGAAATCATTTTCCAATCTTTCAGTAAAGTCTTTTTTCTAAAAAATGAAAAAGTAACTACTTTAACTGCACCTCATAAGTTTCAGTTTTCATTTTTAGTAAACAATCATCTTTATTTTCAAGACAAAACCTTAGGTTTACTCGAATACAAAAACAGAAAACTTACTGCAATAAAAGGCACGACTATCTTTAATGACAAAGAAATCTGGTCTTTATTTCCTTTGCCAAACAATCGCTTGCTGTATGCGACTTTAGAGAAAGGTCTTTTTGTTTCAGAAAATGGCGCTATAAAGCCTTGGCAAACAGAGGCAAATGACTTTATTCGAAAAAACACATCTCTTGGCGGATCTATTATTAAAAACAAATTTATCATTCTTAATTCCGTATTAGATGGAGCAATAATCTGTGATTTAAACGGAAAAATAATCCAGCATTTAAATAGACAAAAGGGCATTCAAAACAATACAATTCTTGCATCATTTATTGACAATAAAAACAATATTTGGCTCGGACTTGACAACGGTATCACTTTTATAAATGAAAATTCGCCTTTTTCTTATTTCGATTACAGCTATAATATAGGAACTGTTTATGCGTCAACAACTCACAACGGAAACCTTTATGTAGCAACCAATCAAGGATTATTCTATCATCCTTGGGGACAATCTTTTAAAGACAGTCCTTTTATTAGAGTTGAAGGAACAATTTCTCAGGTTTGGAATATCCAAGTCTTAAATGATGTGCTTATTTGCGCCAGTAACAGCGGTGCATTGGTTATAAACAACAATAGAGTTTCGAAAATTTTAGACACAAAAGGATATTTTGGTTTCAAGAAAATTCCTGATCACGAAAACTATATTATTGGCGAAAGTTATAACGGATTTTCAGTATTTAAAAAATCTTCATCTGGCTACGATTACCTTCATCAAGTAAAAGGTTTTGACGAAACGACCAATAATTTCTCTGTCGAAATAGACGAAAATTATTTATGGTTAAAGAAAAATCCGTTTCTATATCAAGTTAAATTATCTGAAGATTTATTGCGTTTTGATTTTATAAAAAAACATGTCAATATATCTGATAAGTACAAAGGAATTAACAGCTTACAAACTATTAATAACAAAGTATATATTCAAGCTCAAAATCACTTTTTTAGATATTCTGTAGAACAAGAAACTTTTTTTGAAGACAAAAAGATCACAAAATTATTTGAGGGAATTCCAACTATAAACACTTTAATAGAAGATCCCTCTGGTAGTTTATGGTATGCATTTAATGAATCATTAGGCGTTTTAGCGAAAAATAAAAATGGAACTTACACCAAAAAACAAGCTATATTTTCAAATTTAACTGGGAATTTGGTAAATAATTATATTTCTGTAAACGCTATAGATCCTGAAAATATATTTATAGGGTTAACAGACCGTTTAACGCATTACAATTCTACTATCCCAAATACTTTCATGACAAAGCCGAGAGCTTTTATTGAAAGCTTTACATTTCCAGGAGATACAATTTTGACCGGTAATTTAGATAATAAAGAAGAATCGTATTCAATTCCTTATAAATACAATCGCGTTAAATTTACGTTTGCATCGCCTACTTATGAAAATCAAGAAAATGTAATGTATTCCTATAAACTTGAGCCTTTTGAGGAAAACTGGCGCGGCTGGTCGCAAACTGCAATAAAAGAATATACCAACCTTAGAGAGGGCAATTATGTAATGAAGTTAAAGACCCGAAATAGTTATGGCATAGAATCCGACATTACGGAAGTAGAATTTACAGTATCGCCGCCTTGGTACAGACATTTTCTTGCTTATTTATTTTACTTAATCCTTGTTTTATTGGGAGCTTATTTAATATCTGTTAGAATTAAACTTAAAATTAGAAAAAACAGATATTACGAAACAATCGAACAAAGAAGATTGTATCTGGAAAGAGAATCTAAAATTAGACATGAACAACATGATTTGGAGAAAGAAATTGAAAAGTTGAAAAATGACAAACTACAAATCAAAATTTTAGCAAAAGACAAGGAGCTAGTAAATAACTCTTTACAGGTAGTAAAAAAGAATAAGATTTTAAATGGAATCATACATAAACTTAAAGATATTGACACCAACATATTAGACGACAATACAAAATCTGAATTCAGTAAATTACATAAGAGTATTGTAAAAGAAGTAAACACCGATAAAAGCTGGAAGGATCTTGAAAAACACATCAAAAACGTGCATTTTGAGTTCTTAAAACGATTAAAAGGACAATACCCAACAATTTCACCACGAGAACTGGATTTGTCGACTTATTTATTAATGAATATGTCAACCAAAGAAATAGCCGAAATTATGAACATTTCGACTGGCGGTGTAGAACTTGCCCGCTATCGACTTAGAAAAAAATTAGGATTAAACAAAAAAGAAAATCTAATTGGTTTCTTAATGACTATATAA
- a CDS encoding SusC/RagA family TonB-linked outer membrane protein: MKLTKLLIFCVSSLLFSVATFAQDVTVTGMVSDESGLPVPGATILVKGTNKATASDFDGKFQISAPSNGTLVISFVGFNTLNEAVNGRTKMSVVLSTTSQNLNEVVVVGYGTQKKGLITGASTNLKGETIKELNTGSAMEALQGIAPGISITRTNGSPGAGTKVTIRGLGTNGNSNPLYIVDGVSVGNIDYLSPSDIESIDVLKDAASAAIYGSRAANGVVLVTTIKGKKGRAARITYDSYYGIQNTYKNLDPLNAQEYMYIIDEGRVNDGMPRQDWKTVLANNSWLNTQFPGAGTQLGNEVWENLQNGWTGTNWVNEMSKKDAPIMNHALNITGGSEDITYSFGVSYFDQTGIIGGDIVDASFKRLTARLNTQMVLKKNESHAIITVGENVTYTNSENRGVSNGNIYGNDLHNALTANPLQPAYWQTSIDRNIDKNGFTPTLDGISTGQTNPLAIMYYRSNFNYPKDNRIIGNAFLEVEPIKDLKFRTVYGIDSWFGYGRSMSPTYGLGVLYTKLINGASQYSYIGANSTWTNTVSYKKQFGNHNISAVVGTELVQYLVNNSVSGSRNNLTFGEDPKYAYLNNTTPRTFNDLSTNGMDTAAGGGGIMSYFARAQYDYKEKYLLSATLRSDGSSNFADGKRWGYFPSVSAGWVVTKEDFMNSTGSWLNSLKLRGSWGQNGNQDIPNFYYSSNIAYVFPGYFFGDTKPVSGTTAYPARVTNPDLTWETSEQLDFGLDASLLNSRLNITLDWYNKTTKDWLVLAAGRGTDGAAPAYINGGDIENKGFEFSVNWSDKIGGFKYGATVSGAFNKNKVTRIANADGILHGPSNVLSQGTGEISRGMVGLPLGYFYGFRTAGILQNQKEVDEYVGPTGQPYFADQRPGDVRFVDQNNDGVIDEADKGYIGNPNPDYELGIQLNFEYKNVYLNTTMAGKFGMQVMQSYRSFADSPAQNYTSDVFNRWHGEGTSNKMPRLGASSNRNTQLVSDIFMQNADYLRINNLTVGYNFSEVLKDFKFISNLKFYVAVNNLYTFTKYDGMDPEVRWSGDNTNTPWASGIDLGLYPQARTVMFGLSADF, translated from the coding sequence ATGAAATTGACAAAATTACTTATTTTTTGTGTTTCGTCTTTATTGTTTTCAGTTGCCACATTTGCTCAGGATGTAACGGTAACTGGAATGGTAAGTGACGAAAGTGGGTTACCCGTCCCAGGGGCAACAATTTTAGTTAAAGGAACCAATAAAGCTACCGCTTCTGATTTTGATGGGAAATTTCAGATTAGCGCCCCTTCAAACGGTACTTTAGTTATAAGTTTCGTTGGTTTTAATACGCTAAATGAAGCTGTTAACGGGAGAACAAAAATGAGCGTTGTTCTAAGTACGACCTCCCAAAATTTGAATGAAGTTGTTGTAGTAGGGTATGGTACTCAGAAAAAAGGCCTTATTACTGGAGCTTCTACAAATCTTAAGGGAGAAACAATTAAGGAGTTAAATACAGGATCTGCTATGGAAGCGCTTCAAGGTATTGCTCCCGGTATTAGTATTACTAGAACAAATGGATCACCTGGTGCTGGAACTAAGGTAACTATTCGTGGATTGGGTACAAACGGAAACTCAAATCCTTTGTATATCGTTGATGGAGTTTCTGTTGGTAATATTGATTATTTAAGTCCTTCAGACATCGAATCTATCGACGTATTGAAGGATGCCGCTTCTGCTGCAATTTATGGATCGAGAGCTGCTAATGGAGTTGTATTAGTTACGACTATTAAAGGAAAAAAAGGAAGAGCTGCAAGAATTACTTACGACAGTTACTACGGAATTCAGAATACGTATAAAAACTTAGATCCTTTAAATGCTCAAGAATACATGTACATTATTGATGAAGGAAGAGTAAATGATGGAATGCCTCGCCAAGATTGGAAAACAGTTTTAGCTAATAATTCATGGTTAAATACACAATTTCCTGGCGCTGGTACTCAATTGGGTAATGAAGTTTGGGAAAATTTACAAAATGGATGGACTGGAACTAATTGGGTTAATGAAATGAGCAAAAAAGATGCTCCTATTATGAACCACGCTCTTAACATTACAGGAGGAAGCGAAGATATCACTTACTCATTTGGGGTTTCTTATTTTGATCAAACTGGTATTATTGGAGGTGATATTGTTGATGCTAGCTTTAAAAGGCTTACTGCGAGATTAAATACTCAAATGGTATTGAAGAAAAATGAAAGTCATGCTATTATTACTGTTGGTGAGAACGTTACTTACACCAATTCAGAAAACAGAGGAGTTTCTAATGGTAATATCTATGGAAACGACTTGCACAATGCATTAACAGCAAATCCATTGCAACCTGCTTACTGGCAGACTTCTATTGATAGAAACATCGATAAAAATGGTTTTACTCCAACTTTAGACGGAATTTCAACAGGACAAACAAATCCATTAGCAATAATGTATTACAGAAGTAATTTTAATTATCCAAAAGATAATAGAATAATTGGAAATGCTTTCTTAGAAGTTGAACCGATAAAAGATTTGAAATTTAGAACGGTTTATGGAATTGATTCTTGGTTCGGATACGGTAGATCTATGAGCCCAACATACGGTTTAGGTGTACTTTATACTAAACTCATTAATGGTGCTTCTCAGTATTCTTATATTGGAGCAAACTCAACTTGGACTAATACAGTTTCGTATAAAAAACAATTCGGAAACCACAATATATCTGCTGTTGTTGGTACTGAGTTAGTTCAATATTTAGTAAATAATAGTGTTAGCGGTTCAAGAAACAATTTAACATTTGGTGAAGATCCGAAATATGCTTACTTAAATAATACTACACCAAGAACGTTTAATGATCTTAGTACAAACGGAATGGATACTGCAGCTGGAGGTGGTGGAATTATGTCATATTTTGCTAGAGCACAATACGATTACAAAGAAAAATACCTGCTTTCTGCAACATTACGTTCTGATGGTTCTTCTAACTTCGCAGACGGTAAAAGATGGGGTTATTTCCCTTCTGTTTCTGCAGGTTGGGTAGTTACTAAAGAAGATTTCATGAATAGCACAGGTTCTTGGCTTAATTCATTAAAATTAAGAGGAAGCTGGGGACAAAATGGTAATCAAGATATTCCTAACTTCTACTATTCTTCAAATATTGCTTACGTTTTTCCAGGATACTTTTTTGGAGATACGAAACCAGTTTCTGGAACAACAGCTTATCCAGCTAGGGTAACTAACCCAGATTTAACTTGGGAAACTTCAGAGCAGTTAGATTTTGGTCTTGATGCAAGTTTATTAAATTCAAGATTAAACATCACTTTAGACTGGTACAACAAAACGACAAAAGATTGGTTGGTTTTAGCGGCTGGTAGAGGAACAGATGGAGCTGCACCTGCATACATTAATGGTGGAGATATTGAAAATAAAGGTTTTGAATTTTCTGTAAACTGGAGCGATAAAATTGGAGGATTTAAATACGGTGCAACTGTAAGTGGAGCTTTCAACAAAAATAAAGTTACTAGAATTGCAAATGCTGACGGAATTCTTCATGGTCCATCTAACGTGTTATCACAAGGAACTGGAGAAATTTCAAGAGGTATGGTAGGTCTTCCATTAGGTTATTTCTATGGATTTAGAACGGCAGGTATTTTACAAAATCAAAAAGAAGTTGATGAATATGTTGGTCCAACTGGACAACCTTATTTTGCTGATCAACGTCCTGGAGATGTTCGTTTTGTAGACCAGAACAATGATGGAGTTATAGACGAAGCTGATAAAGGTTATATTGGAAATCCAAATCCTGATTATGAATTGGGTATTCAATTGAATTTTGAATATAAAAATGTTTACTTAAACACTACTATGGCAGGTAAATTCGGTATGCAAGTTATGCAATCATACAGATCTTTTGCTGATAGCCCTGCTCAGAACTATACTTCTGATGTGTTTAACCGTTGGCATGGAGAAGGAACATCTAATAAAATGCCTAGACTTGGTGCGTCTTCAAATAGAAATACGCAGCTTGTATCAGATATTTTTATGCAGAATGCAGATTATTTAAGAATAAACAACTTAACGGTAGGTTATAACTTCAGCGAAGTATTGAAAGACTTCAAATTTATTTCAAATCTTAAATTTTATGTTGCTGTAAATAACTTATACACATTTACCAAATACGATGGTATGGATCCAGAAGTTCGTTGGTCAGGAGATAACACAAATACTCCATGGGCTTCAGGAATTGATTTAGGTTTGTATCCACAAGCTAGAACGGTGATGTTTGGTTTAAGTGCAGATTTTTAA
- a CDS encoding RagB/SusD family nutrient uptake outer membrane protein codes for MKKIKYLLAISSVLIASSCNDYLDTDNLTEKSLVTFYKTPQDIEEATAGVYNAIYTNNVHSEEQIAANLMDNMMLGGGGPDDKTAKWVDNFEDPVDDTYLDLWVQSYRGIARTNAIIEKTPLADFTTYFTTPAQADQFKQQAIGEAYFMRAFFYFRLAKFFGGVPLITSIDGKKDGPRNTYSETFAQIASDLKKAIETMPATPFPSIPTSRYGHANKWVAEAYLGRVFLFYTGYMTNIEKQATEELPLVEGGSLNATQVASYLTDCMTNSGHALASDFRNLWPYSYVNKASGNNVLPWAATEGLSWVGQDGAAPTFGTGNYETMFVQRFSFGDWNWTNGNIYTNRLCLFSALRGNSLVPFGEGWGWCTVNPALYSNWSELDPRKRGSILEVGKADVGTAGYAGDKGDHETGYFNKKYISLQYPNAGGATQGMFIQLYNWSNGDMQLMHAQDFIYMRYADVLLMHSEITKTAGGLNAVRARAKLGPVGYSLEAIKDERLHEFAFEGLHWFDLIRWGDVDNAFNSTIPVRNSGTAANYSVKYRPETKGLVSLPETELRLSNGVYTQNPGW; via the coding sequence ATGAAAAAAATAAAATATTTATTAGCAATTTCTTCTGTACTTATTGCATCAAGCTGTAATGACTATCTTGATACCGATAACTTGACAGAAAAGAGTTTGGTGACTTTTTATAAGACACCTCAAGACATTGAAGAAGCAACTGCCGGAGTTTACAACGCTATTTATACGAATAATGTGCATAGTGAAGAGCAGATTGCGGCCAACTTGATGGATAATATGATGTTAGGAGGCGGTGGTCCTGATGATAAAACTGCTAAATGGGTTGATAATTTTGAAGATCCTGTAGACGATACATATCTAGATTTATGGGTTCAGTCTTACAGAGGTATTGCAAGAACAAATGCGATTATCGAAAAAACACCTTTAGCAGATTTTACGACTTATTTTACCACTCCAGCTCAAGCAGATCAGTTTAAGCAGCAAGCAATTGGAGAAGCTTATTTTATGAGAGCGTTTTTTTACTTCAGATTAGCTAAATTTTTCGGGGGAGTTCCTTTGATTACTAGTATTGATGGGAAAAAAGATGGCCCTAGAAATACGTATAGCGAAACATTTGCACAAATTGCATCAGATTTAAAGAAAGCAATTGAAACAATGCCAGCAACTCCATTTCCGAGTATTCCAACTTCAAGATACGGACATGCAAACAAATGGGTTGCAGAAGCATACTTAGGACGTGTGTTCTTATTCTACACAGGGTACATGACAAATATCGAAAAACAAGCTACGGAAGAATTGCCATTAGTAGAAGGAGGAAGTTTAAATGCAACTCAAGTAGCAAGTTATTTAACTGATTGTATGACTAACAGTGGTCATGCTTTAGCTTCAGATTTTAGAAATCTTTGGCCATATTCTTATGTTAACAAAGCTTCAGGAAATAACGTTTTGCCATGGGCAGCTACTGAAGGTTTATCTTGGGTTGGTCAAGACGGCGCGGCTCCTACTTTTGGTACAGGTAATTACGAAACTATGTTTGTACAACGTTTCTCTTTTGGAGATTGGAACTGGACAAACGGTAATATTTATACTAACAGGTTATGTCTGTTTTCTGCTTTGCGTGGTAATTCATTAGTGCCATTTGGAGAAGGATGGGGATGGTGTACAGTAAATCCAGCTTTGTATAGCAACTGGTCAGAACTTGATCCAAGAAAGAGAGGTTCAATTCTTGAAGTTGGAAAAGCAGACGTTGGAACAGCTGGCTATGCTGGCGATAAAGGAGATCACGAGACAGGATATTTTAATAAAAAATATATTTCATTGCAATATCCTAACGCTGGAGGAGCAACTCAAGGTATGTTTATTCAATTGTATAATTGGTCAAATGGAGATATGCAATTAATGCATGCGCAAGATTTTATCTATATGCGTTACGCTGATGTTTTATTGATGCATTCAGAAATTACTAAAACAGCAGGAGGTTTAAATGCGGTTAGAGCTAGAGCTAAATTAGGTCCAGTTGGATATTCATTAGAAGCAATTAAAGATGAGCGTTTGCACGAATTTGCTTTTGAAGGTCTTCATTGGTTTGATTTAATTCGTTGGGGAGATGTTGATAATGCATTTAATAGCACAATTCCAGTTAGAAATTCTGGTACAGCGGCAAATTACAGTGTAAAATACAGACCAGAAACCAAAGGTTTGGTTTCGCTTCCAGAAACGGAACTTAGATTATCTAATGGAGTTTATACACAAAATCCAGGTTGGTAA